The following proteins are encoded in a genomic region of Pseudomonas sp. Os17:
- a CDS encoding non-ribosomal peptide synthetase, whose product MTLQQLQQDLQQLGVELWEEQGRLRYRAPAGVMDEARLNQLREHKEALLQQLQAAQLPTLEADHSAREEPFPLTDVQAAYLLGRTSAFSYGGVACHGYLEFAQQDLDPLRLEQAWNQLIARHEMLRAVVLEEGYQRILPQVPHYSIACHDLREDDGSALQALREGMELRRATPQQWPLIELCVSQGRDTSRLHLSVDLLVCDYQSVRMLLAELQQLYRGEPLPAPAQISFRDYVLGERRLREQPRYQRDRDYWWARVDSLPGAPELPTLGAPSGPRFQRRAMSLQARDCNALRLNAAAAGVGVSAAILSAYAETLGRWSRRGHFCLSLTLLNRLSLHPQVDRLVGDFSSVELLEVQTLQGGSFGQRSQQLQERLWQDMDHRLCSGIEVLRELARRKGQEAALMPYAFTSTLGAGGESGGGAFMPGAELVFGISQTPQVLIDCQVSERDDGLAINWDIREGVFSETLLDALFDTFERLLKRLAREPSAWTLDDCLELPAAQRLQRELVNQSAAPLPEGLLHEPFWRQAAAAPQRVALIQGAAQMSYGELAGRAEAVAEALLDAGCQPGERVAVCMHKGLEQVIAVLGILRAGAAYLPLDTNQPEARRQLILDNAEVGRVLSQSWLGDELCWPPRVTQVIQVDQGPRLPQRPVPSVAIDPQQLAYVIYTSGSTGVPKGVMISHQAALNTVVDINQRFAIDADDRVLALASLGFDLSVYDIFGLLAVGGALVLPDPQRRADPSHWAECAREHGVTLWNSVPAQLQMLTHYLQALPSMAPATLRLALLSGDWIPLNLPAEAAQLLPRLRLISLGGATEAAIWSIYYPITQVDPQWRSIPYGRPLANQRFMILDEQGRDRPQGVAGELYIAGSGLALGYLGDAEKTAERFVDHPRSGERLYRTGDLGRYLEDGLIEFLGREDFQVKVRGHRIELAEVESALLSHPHVESAVVVAAGEGAFDRRLQACLTASLRDTPLAWPEALLARTRAAAQAVRGDLSDALVSEMSACVERAALLSMGLALQRPGLFDAAGQSHALEEIVARCEVAPRNQRLIRRWLQALAREGLVHWDRHTGRYSGLQVSAAEYRRQWQRIDALEPSVGWGAEVLRYLRESQEQLPALMSDRLDPLHLLFPQGRTDTAEGAYRKNLISQYLNQAVCAAVQEIIRQRPAGQRLRLLEIGAGVGGTSADLIPALDGLPVDYQFTDLSQFFLNEAREHFAAYPWVSYGLFDLNQDHWAQGVAANSLDVILCANVLHNSRHASRVLARLREMLAPGGWLIFIEATRDTYQIMASMEFKEGLTAFEDFRAEQDTTFIRREQWQQLLLEAGGESPLCLPEAGDAMSQIGQHLFITRFKSQRQTLEPEALRAHLAQRLPDYMIPADWQVLDDMPLTANGKVDRQALARIGVAGPEQQVSSGAAPLDALERSIAEVWQTLLRVPAVGRDQGFFELGGDSLLVAQVVGRLREVLPQARPLPWSDLLRQLINQPTVAALADYLRGQGVEGDSPLVRISDKAQGPTRIFVHDGSGTLAPYRALFAALGEDMPLEGLVLNDVPGYLALEPATAIRQLAERYADTLQAEGRRQVSIVGYCLGGLLATELAACLAARSIQVLQLSVISSYRVPFMIEDDLLAEYVFARVMQADPLALGYPEDEQAMERSIARVLEQTPGRVPQGSLLALSEDAQCAPALACLRRLADKTPEQRLQAIAEAMRHAGSPLSDLRWLGEQLQVLRHSLAAVALHEATPYQGDLLFIRQSGEVQVLPGMHRDMSAYWQALCLGELRVVDVPGDHFSCMQQPQVQAVARAFEAVAEVAA is encoded by the coding sequence ATGACGCTGCAACAACTGCAACAGGACCTGCAACAGCTGGGCGTGGAGCTCTGGGAAGAACAGGGCCGCCTGCGCTATCGGGCCCCAGCCGGGGTCATGGACGAGGCGCGCCTGAACCAGCTGCGCGAGCACAAGGAGGCGTTGCTGCAACAGCTGCAGGCGGCGCAGTTGCCGACCCTGGAGGCCGACCATTCGGCCCGCGAAGAACCCTTCCCGCTGACCGACGTGCAGGCCGCCTACCTGCTGGGCCGCACCAGTGCCTTCAGCTATGGCGGGGTGGCCTGCCACGGCTACCTGGAATTCGCCCAGCAGGACCTTGACCCGCTGCGCCTGGAACAGGCCTGGAACCAGTTGATCGCGCGCCACGAGATGCTCCGGGCGGTGGTGCTGGAGGAGGGCTACCAGCGCATCCTGCCCCAGGTGCCGCACTACAGCATCGCCTGCCACGACCTGCGCGAGGACGACGGCAGCGCCTTGCAGGCCCTGCGTGAGGGCATGGAACTGCGCCGCGCCACGCCGCAGCAATGGCCGCTGATCGAGCTGTGCGTGAGCCAGGGCCGCGACACCTCGCGCCTGCACCTGTCGGTGGACCTGCTGGTGTGCGACTACCAGAGCGTGCGCATGCTGCTGGCCGAACTGCAGCAGCTGTACCGCGGCGAACCCCTGCCGGCACCGGCGCAGATCAGCTTTCGCGACTATGTGCTGGGGGAGCGGCGCCTGCGCGAGCAACCGCGCTACCAGCGTGACCGCGACTACTGGTGGGCGCGGGTCGACAGCCTGCCGGGGGCGCCGGAGTTGCCCACGCTGGGGGCACCCAGCGGGCCGCGCTTCCAGCGCCGGGCCATGAGCCTGCAAGCCCGCGACTGCAACGCCCTGCGCCTGAACGCGGCGGCGGCCGGAGTCGGGGTGTCGGCGGCGATCCTCTCGGCCTATGCCGAAACCCTCGGGCGCTGGAGTCGGCGCGGGCATTTCTGCCTGAGCCTGACCCTGCTCAATCGCCTGTCGCTGCACCCCCAGGTCGACCGCCTGGTGGGCGACTTCAGCTCGGTGGAACTGCTGGAAGTGCAGACCCTGCAAGGCGGCAGCTTCGGCCAGCGCAGCCAGCAACTGCAGGAGCGCCTGTGGCAGGACATGGACCATCGCCTGTGTTCGGGCATCGAAGTGCTGCGCGAGCTGGCGCGGCGCAAGGGCCAGGAGGCGGCGCTGATGCCCTATGCCTTCACCAGCACCCTGGGCGCTGGCGGCGAGAGCGGCGGCGGGGCCTTCATGCCCGGTGCCGAGCTGGTGTTCGGCATCAGCCAGACGCCCCAGGTGCTGATCGATTGCCAGGTCAGCGAACGTGACGACGGCCTGGCGATCAACTGGGACATCCGCGAAGGGGTGTTCAGCGAAACCCTGCTGGACGCGCTGTTCGACACCTTCGAACGGCTGCTCAAGCGCCTGGCCCGGGAGCCCTCGGCCTGGACCCTGGACGACTGCCTGGAGCTGCCAGCGGCGCAACGCCTGCAACGCGAGCTGGTGAACCAGAGCGCTGCGCCCTTGCCCGAGGGGCTGCTGCATGAGCCGTTCTGGCGTCAGGCGGCCGCGGCGCCGCAGCGTGTGGCGCTGATTCAGGGCGCCGCGCAGATGAGCTACGGCGAACTGGCCGGGCGCGCCGAAGCCGTGGCCGAGGCCCTGCTCGACGCCGGCTGCCAGCCTGGGGAGCGGGTCGCGGTGTGCATGCACAAGGGCCTGGAACAGGTGATCGCGGTGCTCGGCATTCTGCGTGCCGGGGCCGCCTACCTGCCGCTGGACACCAACCAGCCCGAGGCCCGGCGCCAGCTGATCCTGGACAACGCCGAGGTCGGCCGGGTGCTCAGCCAGTCCTGGCTGGGCGATGAGCTGTGCTGGCCGCCGCGGGTGACCCAGGTGATCCAGGTCGACCAGGGCCCGCGGCTGCCGCAGCGGCCCGTGCCCAGCGTGGCCATCGACCCGCAGCAACTGGCCTACGTGATCTACACCTCCGGCTCCACCGGGGTGCCCAAGGGCGTGATGATCAGCCATCAGGCGGCGCTCAATACCGTGGTCGACATCAACCAGCGCTTTGCCATCGACGCCGATGACCGGGTGCTGGCCCTGGCCAGCCTGGGCTTCGACCTGTCGGTGTACGACATCTTCGGCCTGCTGGCGGTGGGGGGCGCCCTGGTGCTGCCGGACCCGCAGCGCCGCGCCGACCCTTCGCACTGGGCCGAGTGCGCCCGGGAACACGGGGTGACCCTGTGGAACTCGGTGCCGGCGCAATTGCAGATGCTCACCCACTACCTCCAGGCGCTGCCGTCCATGGCCCCGGCGACCCTGCGGCTGGCGTTGCTGTCGGGGGACTGGATCCCCCTGAACCTGCCGGCGGAGGCCGCCCAGCTGCTGCCCCGGCTGCGCCTGATCAGCCTGGGGGGCGCCACCGAAGCGGCGATCTGGTCGATCTACTACCCGATCACCCAGGTCGACCCGCAGTGGCGCAGCATTCCCTACGGCCGGCCGCTGGCCAACCAGCGCTTCATGATCCTCGACGAGCAGGGCCGCGACCGTCCGCAAGGGGTGGCCGGCGAGCTGTACATCGCCGGCAGCGGCCTGGCCCTGGGCTACCTGGGGGATGCCGAGAAAACCGCCGAGCGCTTTGTCGATCATCCGCGCAGCGGCGAGCGCCTGTACCGCACCGGTGACCTGGGGCGCTACCTGGAGGACGGCCTGATCGAGTTCCTGGGCCGCGAGGATTTCCAGGTCAAGGTGCGCGGCCACCGCATCGAACTGGCGGAAGTGGAAAGCGCCTTGCTCAGCCATCCGCATGTGGAATCGGCGGTGGTGGTGGCCGCGGGCGAGGGCGCCTTCGACCGGCGCCTGCAAGCCTGCCTGACGGCCAGCCTGCGCGACACGCCGCTGGCCTGGCCGGAGGCGCTGCTGGCGCGGACCCGGGCGGCGGCCCAGGCGGTGCGTGGCGACTTGAGCGATGCCCTGGTCAGCGAGATGTCGGCTTGCGTCGAGCGCGCCGCGCTTTTGTCCATGGGCCTGGCCCTGCAGCGTCCGGGGCTGTTCGACGCCGCGGGGCAGAGCCATGCGCTGGAGGAGATCGTGGCGCGCTGCGAAGTGGCGCCGCGCAATCAGCGCCTGATCCGCCGCTGGTTGCAGGCCCTGGCCCGGGAAGGCCTGGTGCACTGGGACCGGCACACCGGGCGTTATTCGGGCTTGCAGGTGTCGGCTGCGGAATACCGCCGGCAGTGGCAGCGCATCGACGCCCTGGAACCGTCCGTGGGCTGGGGCGCCGAGGTCCTGCGCTACCTGCGCGAAAGCCAGGAGCAACTGCCGGCGCTGATGAGCGACCGGCTCGACCCGCTGCACCTGCTGTTCCCCCAGGGCCGCACCGACACCGCCGAGGGCGCCTACCGCAAGAACCTGATCAGCCAGTACCTGAACCAGGCGGTGTGCGCCGCAGTGCAGGAGATCATCCGCCAGCGTCCGGCCGGCCAGCGCCTGCGCCTGCTGGAAATCGGCGCCGGGGTCGGCGGCACCAGCGCCGATTTGATCCCGGCCCTGGACGGCCTGCCGGTGGACTACCAGTTCACCGACCTGTCGCAGTTCTTCCTCAACGAGGCGCGGGAGCATTTCGCCGCCTACCCCTGGGTCAGCTACGGGCTGTTCGACCTCAACCAGGACCACTGGGCCCAGGGCGTGGCCGCCAACTCCCTGGACGTGATCCTCTGCGCCAACGTGCTGCACAACTCACGGCATGCCAGCCGGGTGCTGGCGCGGCTGCGGGAGATGCTGGCCCCGGGTGGCTGGCTGATCTTCATCGAGGCCACTCGCGACACCTACCAGATCATGGCCTCCATGGAGTTCAAGGAAGGCCTGACCGCCTTCGAGGATTTTCGCGCCGAGCAGGACACCACCTTCATCCGTCGCGAGCAGTGGCAGCAGCTGCTGCTGGAGGCCGGGGGCGAAAGCCCGCTGTGCCTGCCCGAGGCCGGCGACGCCATGTCGCAGATCGGCCAGCACCTGTTCATCACCCGCTTCAAGAGCCAGCGCCAGACCCTGGAGCCCGAGGCGCTGCGGGCCCACCTGGCCCAGCGCCTGCCGGACTACATGATCCCGGCGGACTGGCAGGTGCTGGATGACATGCCCCTGACCGCCAATGGCAAGGTCGATCGCCAGGCCCTGGCGCGGATCGGCGTGGCCGGTCCCGAGCAGCAGGTCAGCAGCGGGGCGGCGCCACTGGACGCGCTGGAGCGCAGCATCGCCGAGGTCTGGCAGACCCTGTTGCGGGTGCCGGCGGTGGGCCGCGACCAGGGCTTCTTCGAACTGGGCGGCGACTCGCTGCTGGTGGCACAGGTGGTGGGGCGTCTGCGGGAAGTCTTGCCCCAGGCCCGGCCGTTGCCCTGGAGCGATTTGCTGCGCCAGTTGATCAACCAGCCGACGGTGGCGGCCCTGGCCGACTACCTGCGCGGCCAGGGCGTGGAAGGCGATTCGCCGCTGGTGCGCATCAGCGACAAGGCCCAAGGCCCGACGCGGATCTTCGTCCATGACGGCAGTGGCACCCTGGCGCCGTACCGCGCCCTGTTCGCCGCCCTGGGGGAGGACATGCCCCTGGAGGGGCTGGTGCTCAACGATGTACCGGGCTATCTGGCCCTGGAGCCGGCCACGGCGATTCGCCAGCTGGCCGAGCGTTATGCCGACACCCTGCAGGCCGAGGGACGGCGTCAGGTGAGCATCGTCGGCTATTGCCTGGGCGGGCTGCTGGCCACGGAACTGGCGGCGTGCCTGGCGGCGCGTTCGATCCAGGTGCTGCAACTGAGCGTGATCAGCAGCTACCGGGTGCCGTTCATGATCGAGGACGACCTGTTGGCCGAGTACGTGTTCGCCCGGGTGATGCAGGCCGATCCGCTGGCCCTGGGTTACCCCGAGGATGAACAGGCCATGGAGCGCAGCATCGCCCGGGTCCTGGAGCAGACCCCGGGGCGGGTGCCCCAGGGGTCGCTGCTGGCCTTGAGCGAGGACGCCCAGTGCGCCCCGGCCCTGGCCTGCCTGCGGCGCCTGGCAGACAAGACCCCGGAACAGCGCCTGCAGGCGATTGCCGAGGCCATGCGCCACGCCGGTTCGCCCCTGAGCGACCTGCGCTGGCTGGGCGAGCAGTTGCAGGTGCTGCGCCACAGCCTGGCAGCGGTGGCCCTGCACGAGGCCACGCCGTACCAGGGCGACCTGCTGTTCATTCGCCAGAGCGGCGAGGTGCAGGTGCTGCCCGGCATGCACCGCGACATGAGCGCCTATTGGCAGGCCCTGTGCCTGGGTGAACTGCGGGTGGTGGATGTACCCGGGGATCACTTCAGCTGCATGCAGCAGCCCCAGGTGCAAGCCGTGGCCCGGGCCTTCGAGGCGGTCGCCGAGGTGGCGGCATGA
- a CDS encoding non-ribosomal peptide synthetase: MTDNPALACAHPAPAGLSHSPQGLCEGIARLLGYAPGDLEAEASLIEQGLDSVSIMRLPALLAGEGVSLSFAELIQQPTLVAWWALIEARRGLAAPRLQAVASAPANSDFALTPLQQAYWFGRDPGMPLGGVGCHLYQELDGHGLEPERLEQALRRLCQRHPMLRACFISDSCQRILPQSPWPGLTVHDLRQASCVGAAEALELIRENLSHRRLEVSRGQVFDVQLSLLPDGRSRLHLNIDLLVADVLSIGILLRDLALIHAGEEHRLPVLEWTFADYLRTEQELRAPQLAAARDYWLERLEDLPDGPQLPLAQEPQQLGTPRFRRLAMRLNHEQLQALEQRARQHGLTLASVLACAYAQVLGRWSASQHFLLNVPLFDRQELHPCVPHLLADFSNLVLLEVDLRQPTSFCQQALALQAQLHRDIAHSAWPGVEVLRERARLRQGGGQGAPVVFACNLGPAFVDATCREQLGEPGWALSQTPQVWLDHQSYPLADGLLLNWDAVQGLFPEDLLEQMFDAYRGLLLWLCANDWQQPAPLPLPAAQQQQRQRVNATEHPTPVQCLHQGFFQQARQRPEALALIDEQGHLSYAELARQALQLAGALVEWGVQPGDAVAITLPKGREQVIAVLGILAAGAVYVPVGIEQPPARRDMIYQRAGAHVVLTDQAHRDGGIWLAELRVVTLAQAAPARALEQPLALAADALAYVIFTSGTTGEPKGVELCHQAAMNTVEAINRRYQVGAEDRVLGLSALDFDLSVYDLFGPLSVGGALVLPADSLRKEPREWLRLIREQQVSLWNSVPALLEMLTLQVRDGAGLGALRLAMVSGDWVGLDLPRRLEQAAGRPVSFVALGGATEAAIWSNYQEVAAVPAHWRSIPYGRPLDNQRFRVVDSQGRDCPDWVPGELWIGGAGVAAGYRGLPTLSAQRFVEHDGGRWYRTGDQGRYWADGSLEFLGRLDHQVKVRGFRIELAEIDLALERHPAIDRALSLVLPGSEPQLAAVLLAREPLPEPQALRQWLGQWLPEHMLPDSWLTLSALPLSANGKVDRAALSWLLQEQRRGVQPHSAEPPQGAWEEAVAALWQELLQVPQVGRHQGFFALGGNSLLAARLIERIARQFQLELSLKDFFNAATVALQGQLLASRREQRPVTQNAMVEGVL; encoded by the coding sequence ATGACTGATAACCCAGCACTGGCATGCGCTCATCCCGCGCCCGCCGGCCTGAGTCATTCACCCCAAGGACTCTGCGAAGGCATCGCCCGGTTGCTCGGCTACGCGCCCGGGGACCTTGAGGCGGAGGCGTCGCTGATCGAGCAGGGCCTCGACTCGGTGAGCATCATGCGCCTGCCGGCGCTGTTGGCCGGCGAAGGCGTGAGCCTGAGCTTCGCCGAGCTGATCCAGCAGCCGACCCTGGTCGCCTGGTGGGCGCTGATCGAGGCTCGCCGTGGCCTCGCGGCGCCGCGCCTGCAGGCCGTGGCCAGCGCCCCTGCCAACAGCGATTTCGCCCTCACTCCGCTGCAACAGGCCTACTGGTTCGGCCGCGATCCGGGTATGCCCCTGGGCGGGGTCGGCTGCCACCTGTACCAGGAGCTGGACGGCCACGGCCTGGAGCCCGAGCGCCTGGAGCAGGCCCTGCGCCGCTTGTGCCAGCGCCATCCGATGCTGCGCGCCTGTTTCATCAGCGACAGCTGCCAGCGCATCCTGCCCCAGAGCCCCTGGCCCGGGCTGACCGTCCATGATCTGCGTCAGGCCTCCTGCGTCGGCGCCGCCGAGGCCCTGGAGCTGATCCGCGAAAACCTCTCGCACCGGCGCCTGGAGGTCAGCCGCGGGCAGGTGTTCGACGTGCAACTGAGTCTGCTGCCCGACGGCCGCAGCCGCCTGCACCTGAACATCGATCTGCTGGTGGCCGACGTGCTCAGCATCGGCATCCTGCTGCGCGACCTGGCGCTGATTCACGCCGGTGAGGAGCACCGCCTGCCGGTCCTGGAATGGACCTTCGCCGACTACCTGCGGACCGAGCAGGAGCTGCGCGCGCCGCAGCTGGCAGCGGCCCGGGACTATTGGCTGGAGCGCCTGGAGGATCTGCCGGACGGCCCGCAACTGCCCCTGGCCCAGGAGCCGCAGCAGCTCGGCACGCCGCGTTTTCGCCGGCTGGCGATGCGCCTGAACCACGAGCAGTTGCAGGCCCTGGAACAGCGCGCCCGGCAACACGGCCTGACCCTGGCCAGCGTGCTCGCCTGCGCCTATGCCCAGGTGCTGGGGCGCTGGAGCGCCAGCCAGCATTTCCTGCTCAACGTGCCGCTGTTCGACCGCCAGGAACTGCACCCCTGCGTGCCCCATCTGCTGGCGGATTTCTCCAACCTGGTGCTGCTGGAAGTGGACCTGCGCCAGCCCACGTCCTTCTGCCAGCAGGCGTTGGCGCTGCAGGCCCAGTTGCACCGCGACATCGCCCACAGCGCCTGGCCCGGGGTCGAGGTGCTGCGCGAGCGTGCGCGGCTGCGCCAGGGCGGCGGCCAGGGCGCGCCGGTGGTGTTCGCCTGCAACCTGGGCCCGGCCTTTGTCGACGCCACCTGCCGCGAGCAATTGGGTGAGCCCGGCTGGGCGCTGTCGCAGACGCCCCAGGTCTGGCTCGACCACCAGAGCTACCCGCTGGCCGACGGCCTGCTGCTGAACTGGGACGCGGTGCAGGGGCTGTTTCCCGAAGACCTGTTGGAGCAGATGTTCGACGCCTACCGCGGCTTGCTGCTGTGGCTGTGCGCCAACGACTGGCAACAGCCGGCGCCCTTGCCGTTGCCGGCGGCGCAGCAGCAACAGCGCCAGCGGGTCAACGCCACCGAACACCCCACGCCCGTGCAGTGCCTGCACCAGGGCTTCTTCCAGCAGGCGCGCCAGCGCCCCGAGGCGCTGGCACTGATCGACGAGCAGGGCCACCTGAGCTACGCCGAGCTGGCCCGGCAGGCCCTGCAACTGGCCGGGGCGCTGGTGGAGTGGGGCGTGCAGCCGGGGGATGCGGTGGCGATCACCCTGCCCAAGGGCCGCGAACAGGTGATCGCGGTGCTGGGGATTCTCGCCGCCGGGGCGGTCTATGTGCCGGTGGGCATCGAACAACCGCCGGCGCGCCGCGACATGATCTATCAGCGCGCCGGGGCGCATGTGGTGCTCACCGATCAGGCCCACCGCGACGGTGGCATCTGGCTGGCCGAGTTGCGGGTGGTGACTCTGGCCCAGGCGGCGCCGGCCCGCGCCCTGGAGCAGCCCCTGGCGCTGGCCGCCGACGCCCTGGCCTACGTGATCTTCACCTCGGGCACCACCGGCGAGCCCAAGGGCGTCGAGCTCTGCCATCAGGCGGCGATGAACACCGTCGAGGCGATCAACCGCCGCTACCAGGTCGGCGCCGAGGACCGGGTACTGGGGCTCTCGGCCCTGGATTTCGACCTGTCGGTGTACGACCTCTTCGGTCCGCTGAGTGTCGGCGGCGCCCTGGTACTGCCGGCGGACAGCCTGCGCAAGGAGCCCCGGGAATGGCTGCGGCTGATCCGCGAGCAGCAGGTGAGCCTGTGGAACTCGGTGCCGGCGCTGCTGGAGATGCTGACCCTGCAAGTGCGCGACGGCGCCGGGCTCGGGGCCTTGCGCCTGGCCATGGTGTCCGGCGACTGGGTCGGCCTCGACCTGCCACGGCGCCTGGAGCAAGCGGCGGGCCGCCCCGTGTCGTTCGTGGCCCTGGGTGGCGCCACCGAGGCGGCGATCTGGTCCAACTACCAGGAGGTGGCGGCGGTGCCCGCGCACTGGCGCTCGATTCCTTATGGCCGGCCCCTGGACAACCAGCGCTTCCGGGTGGTGGACAGCCAGGGCCGGGACTGCCCGGACTGGGTGCCCGGCGAGCTGTGGATCGGCGGCGCCGGGGTGGCCGCCGGCTATCGCGGCCTGCCGACCCTCAGCGCCCAGCGCTTTGTCGAGCATGACGGCGGGCGCTGGTACCGCACCGGCGACCAGGGCCGCTACTGGGCCGACGGCAGCCTGGAGTTTCTCGGGCGCCTGGACCATCAGGTCAAGGTCCGCGGCTTTCGCATCGAACTGGCGGAAATCGACCTGGCCCTGGAGCGCCATCCGGCCATCGACCGCGCGCTGAGCCTGGTGCTGCCCGGCAGCGAACCGCAGCTGGCGGCGGTGCTGCTGGCCCGGGAGCCGCTGCCCGAACCCCAGGCCCTGCGCCAGTGGCTGGGGCAATGGCTGCCCGAGCACATGCTTCCGGACAGTTGGCTGACCCTGTCCGCGCTGCCCCTGAGCGCCAACGGCAAGGTCGATCGCGCGGCCCTGTCGTGGTTGCTGCAGGAGCAGCGCCGGGGCGTCCAGCCACACAGCGCCGAACCGCCGCAAGGGGCGTGGGAGGAAGCCGTGGCCGCGCTGTGGCAGGAGCTGCTGCAAGTGCCCCAGGTGGGCCGGCATCAGGGCTTTTTCGCCCTCGGTGGCAACAGCCTGCTGGCGGCCCGGCTGATCGAACGCATCGCCCGGCAGTTCCAGCTGGAACTGTCGCTCAAGGATTTTTTCAACGCGGCCACCGTGGCCCTGCAGGGGCAGTTGCTCGCCTCGCGCCGGGAACAGCGGCCCGTCACTCAGAACGCAATGGTGGAGGGCGTGTTATGA
- a CDS encoding ABC transporter ATP-binding protein, with protein sequence MIAALLRSLQPRDAALLRRALLAMAASALAQGLALGLLPMALASALEAATARTPWLWAAAFGGFAGLCLWLRRRAQLAGYRAGAAAARSLNLRIGRHLARLPLEWFVERRGAELNRLVTHTVAQIMSAPAHLLQPMANALLTPLALLVALLCYDLSMALAALACLPLLVLFYHWGVRWGGQAEQHSEAAAGEAAARVLEYLRQQPLLRASGRNGEGFSLLGAALQQQRQAQRRAHWRTFPAALGLVLALQAGYTAVLLCGLYAVLGGSLGAVQYLALAVLATCLVEPMGALVNLGTSLRQTRHGLDSLRQLLDLAPLPEPARPQVPADRRLEVRQLGLERQGRAILQDISFTLEPGSLNLLVGPSGSGKSSLLRLLARFCDVSQGAILLGGVDLRELSASQRDRDIALMFQDCPPLAASLLDNLRLGRPEADEAQLLEAARATGLDRLAQPLPQGWQTRVGEGGVSLSGGERQCLALARVMLKDATLILLDEPTSALDAISEARVNQSLRQLARKHTVLLATHKPTLAPCAGQILLLDQGRLAQHGTHSQLMTAPGRYRQLFHEREAINRWRLRTPSSVPQRTVHHD encoded by the coding sequence ATGATTGCCGCACTGTTACGCAGCCTGCAGCCGCGGGACGCCGCGCTGTTGCGCCGGGCCTTGCTGGCCATGGCCGCCAGTGCCCTGGCCCAGGGCCTGGCCCTGGGGTTGCTGCCGATGGCCCTGGCCAGCGCCCTGGAGGCCGCCACGGCGCGCACGCCCTGGCTCTGGGCCGCAGCCTTTGGCGGATTCGCCGGGCTCTGCCTGTGGCTGCGCCGCCGGGCGCAACTGGCGGGCTACCGGGCCGGGGCCGCGGCGGCGCGTTCGTTGAACCTGCGCATTGGCCGGCATCTGGCGCGCCTGCCCCTGGAGTGGTTTGTCGAGCGCCGCGGCGCCGAGCTCAACCGCCTGGTGACCCATACCGTGGCGCAGATCATGAGCGCTCCGGCGCACTTGCTGCAGCCCATGGCCAATGCCTTGCTGACGCCCCTGGCCCTGCTCGTGGCGCTGTTGTGCTACGACCTGTCCATGGCCCTGGCGGCCCTGGCCTGCCTGCCGTTGCTGGTGCTGTTCTATCACTGGGGCGTGCGCTGGGGCGGGCAGGCCGAGCAGCACAGCGAAGCGGCGGCCGGTGAAGCCGCGGCGCGGGTCCTGGAATACCTGCGCCAGCAGCCGCTGCTGCGGGCCAGTGGGCGCAACGGTGAAGGTTTCAGCCTGCTTGGCGCGGCGCTGCAGCAACAGCGCCAGGCCCAGCGCCGGGCGCACTGGCGGACCTTTCCGGCGGCCCTGGGGCTGGTGCTGGCGCTTCAGGCCGGCTACACCGCGGTGCTGTTGTGCGGGCTCTACGCGGTGCTCGGCGGCAGCCTCGGCGCCGTGCAATACCTGGCCCTGGCGGTGCTTGCCACCTGCCTGGTGGAACCCATGGGCGCCCTGGTCAACCTGGGCACCAGCCTGCGCCAGACCCGCCATGGCCTGGACAGCCTGCGCCAGTTGCTGGACCTGGCGCCGCTGCCGGAACCGGCCCGGCCCCAGGTGCCGGCCGACCGGCGCCTGGAGGTTCGCCAGCTGGGCCTGGAACGCCAGGGCCGGGCGATCCTGCAGGACATCAGCTTCACGCTGGAGCCGGGTTCGCTGAACCTGCTGGTGGGGCCATCCGGTTCCGGCAAGTCGAGCCTGCTGCGGCTGCTGGCGCGCTTTTGCGATGTCAGCCAGGGCGCCATCCTGCTGGGCGGTGTCGACTTGCGTGAGCTGTCGGCCAGCCAGCGTGATCGGGATATCGCCCTGATGTTCCAGGACTGCCCGCCGCTGGCCGCCAGCCTGCTGGACAACCTGCGCCTGGGCCGCCCCGAGGCCGACGAGGCGCAATTGCTGGAAGCGGCCCGCGCCACCGGCCTCGACCGGCTGGCCCAGCCCCTGCCCCAAGGCTGGCAGACCCGGGTCGGCGAGGGCGGCGTGAGCCTTTCCGGCGGCGAACGCCAGTGCCTGGCCCTGGCCCGGGTCATGCTCAAGGACGCCACGCTGATCCTTCTGGATGAGCCCACCTCCGCTCTGGACGCCATCAGCGAGGCCCGGGTCAACCAGAGCCTGCGGCAACTGGCGCGCAAGCACACGGTGCTGCTGGCGACCCACAAGCCGACCCTGGCTCCGTGCGCCGGGCAGATCCTCCTGCTGGACCAGGGCCGCCTGGCCCAGCACGGCACCCATAGCCAACTGATGACGGCCCCGGGCCGTTATCGCCAGTTGTTCCACGAGCGCGAAGCGATCAATCGCTGGCGCTTGCGCACACCTTCTTCCGTACCCCAAAGGACCGTCCACCATGACTGA